The Actinomycetota bacterium genome contains a region encoding:
- a CDS encoding LCP family protein yields MKRILQLTAALVLLGGLVAGTLNFDAVKGWAAKHYLRVRFQPAVIAPEDNPDLFAELSKWHDPEENLNLLLIGIDRGSVPGEEGYTRSDVMIVASVNVKAKRAVLVSIPRDTKVTIPGYGTEKINAAHSFKGPAGAVEVVEELTGLDIHHYVEVDFEAFKNIVDAIGGVPFHLDITINDPKVGYLEKGDHLLNGEQALILVRSRKLPRGDLDRIEHQKAFLKAVMEKAVSIRDIQALLKILDTAVRYLETTLEPDLIFTLAEALQGMKVEDVEFATIPGDVPEPAPGQPWYFIHDAEATAELFSNIKKYCSTKTPEERQAELEKQELLGRMGEEAQVNRASVNLAVLNGVRWEGMAAKVADLMREKGYTKIKIGNTVHAYEETTVYYAPGFGDAARMVAKDLDADADYRVVQDQDVAITYDADVILVIGKDYLNS; encoded by the coding sequence ATGAAGAGAATCCTCCAGTTGACGGCGGCCCTAGTGCTCCTGGGGGGCCTGGTAGCCGGAACCCTGAACTTCGACGCCGTCAAGGGTTGGGCTGCCAAGCACTACCTGCGGGTGCGTTTCCAACCCGCCGTCATAGCCCCTGAGGACAACCCGGACCTCTTTGCCGAGCTGAGCAAGTGGCACGACCCGGAGGAAAATCTCAACCTTCTCCTCATAGGCATCGACCGGGGGAGCGTTCCCGGCGAGGAGGGCTACACCCGCAGCGACGTCATGATCGTAGCCTCGGTGAACGTGAAGGCCAAGAGGGCTGTCTTGGTCTCCATCCCCAGGGACACCAAGGTGACCATCCCGGGATACGGCACGGAGAAGATAAACGCCGCCCATTCCTTCAAGGGGCCGGCGGGCGCAGTGGAAGTGGTGGAGGAACTTACCGGCCTGGATATCCACCATTACGTCGAGGTGGACTTTGAGGCCTTCAAGAACATCGTGGACGCCATAGGCGGCGTCCCCTTCCACCTGGACATCACCATCAACGACCCCAAGGTGGGTTACCTGGAGAAGGGCGATCACCTGCTCAACGGGGAGCAGGCCCTCATCCTGGTCCGCAGCCGCAAGCTCCCTCGCGGGGACCTGGACCGCATCGAGCACCAGAAGGCCTTTCTCAAGGCGGTGATGGAAAAGGCGGTTTCCATCCGGGACATACAGGCCCTCCTCAAGATCCTGGATACCGCCGTCCGCTACCTGGAGACCACCCTGGAGCCGGATCTCATCTTCACCCTGGCCGAGGCCTTGCAGGGGATGAAGGTAGAGGACGTGGAGTTCGCCACCATCCCGGGAGACGTCCCGGAGCCCGCCCCCGGCCAGCCCTGGTATTTCATCCATGACGCGGAGGCCACGGCCGAGCTGTTCTCAAATATCAAGAAGTATTGCAGCACCAAGACTCCGGAGGAGAGGCAGGCCGAACTGGAGAAACAGGAGTTGCTCGGCCGCATGGGCGAGGAGGCGCAGGTGAACCGTGCCTCCGTGAACCTCGCGGTCCTCAATGGGGTACGCTGGGAGGGCATGGCCGCCAAGGTAGCGGACCTGATGCGCGAAAAGGGCTACACCAAGATAAAGATAGGGAACACGGTCCACGCTTACGAGGAGACCACCGTCTATTACGCTCCTGGTTTCGGGGACGCCGCCCGCATGGTGGCCAAGGACCTCGATGCCGATGCCGATTACCGGGTGGTACAGGATCAGGATGTGGCCATCACCTACGATGCCGATGTGATCCTGGTCATCGGGAAGGACTATCTGAATTCCTGA
- the xseA gene encoding exodeoxyribonuclease VII large subunit: MKTQDEERVYTVGEVNRLADGLLQEVVLWVEGEVSNLRPYPQYLFFSLSEEEAVLPCVMFGEAAKEASSILREGMRALARGRLGIYVRRGQYRMNVQQVQEAGEGRLRREFFRLMRKLSAEGLFDERLKRPLPPYPESIGLITSLEGAAVRDVIINLTRRYPCCRVLVRGVRVQGEEAVGDIVSAIGVFNRSCPVDVLILARGGGSLEDLQPFNTEEVVRAIRNSSIPVVTGVGHEPDLTLADLAADHRASTPTGAAEAAVPSSAEVLTLLRERGTSLEAALRRMLHRRERDLSLLASRRSLRDGEVVLGEARQRLAEGETLLLNNMRGALRRKGEGVEEHARVLVRFPREYHDLPRRIGDAYAKLRASFDFWWRWREREPGVLSGELKSRMSGLLSGKANGLELAASRLDALSPLAVLSRGYAIATRRGETRPLKDSLEVAEGEEVDVRLHRGRLFCEVRGREEAAD, from the coding sequence GTGAAAACACAGGACGAGGAGAGGGTCTACACCGTGGGGGAGGTGAACCGCCTGGCCGACGGCCTCCTCCAGGAGGTGGTCCTCTGGGTGGAAGGGGAGGTTTCCAACCTCAGGCCTTATCCCCAGTACCTCTTCTTCAGCCTCTCCGAGGAGGAGGCGGTGCTACCCTGCGTGATGTTCGGCGAGGCGGCGAAGGAGGCTTCCTCCATCCTGCGGGAGGGCATGCGGGCGCTGGCCCGCGGACGCCTGGGCATCTACGTGCGCCGGGGGCAGTACCGCATGAACGTCCAACAGGTACAGGAAGCGGGGGAGGGAAGGCTCCGCCGGGAATTCTTCCGTCTTATGCGCAAGCTCTCCGCCGAGGGGCTCTTCGACGAGAGGCTCAAGCGGCCCCTTCCCCCTTACCCCGAGTCCATCGGCCTCATAACCAGCCTGGAGGGGGCGGCCGTCCGCGACGTGATCATCAACCTGACCCGCCGGTATCCCTGCTGCCGCGTACTGGTGCGAGGAGTGCGGGTCCAGGGCGAGGAAGCGGTGGGGGACATCGTCTCCGCCATCGGGGTGTTCAACCGGTCGTGCCCGGTGGACGTCCTTATCCTGGCCCGGGGAGGGGGGTCCCTGGAGGACCTCCAGCCCTTCAACACCGAGGAAGTGGTCAGGGCCATCAGGAACTCCTCCATTCCCGTAGTCACCGGGGTGGGGCACGAGCCGGACCTCACCCTGGCCGACCTGGCCGCCGACCATCGCGCCAGCACACCCACCGGGGCGGCCGAGGCGGCGGTCCCTTCCTCCGCGGAGGTCCTCACCCTCTTGAGGGAGAGGGGGACCTCGCTGGAGGCCGCCCTGCGTCGCATGTTGCACCGCCGGGAGAGGGACCTCTCCCTCCTGGCCTCCCGGCGGTCCCTCCGGGACGGCGAGGTGGTCCTGGGGGAGGCCAGGCAGCGCCTGGCGGAAGGGGAAACCCTGCTCCTGAACAACATGCGAGGGGCCCTGCGCCGGAAGGGAGAGGGGGTGGAGGAGCACGCCCGGGTTCTGGTCCGCTTTCCCCGCGAGTACCATGACCTTCCCCGCCGCATCGGCGACGCTTACGCGAAGCTGCGGGCCTCCTTCGATTTTTGGTGGAGATGGAGGGAAAGGGAACCCGGCGTCCTGTCGGGCGAACTGAAGTCGCGGATGTCGGGTTTGCTCTCCGGCAAGGCCAACGGGCTGGAGCTGGCCGCCTCGCGCCTGGATGCCCTGAGTCCCTTGGCCGTCCTCTCCCGCGGCTACGCCATCGCCACCCGCCGCGGGGAGACCAGGCCACTCAAGGACAGCTTGGAGGTGGCCGAGGGAGAGGAGGTGGACGTGCGCCTGCATCGGGGGCGCCTTTTCTGCGAAGTGAGGGGCCGGGAGGAGGCCGCGGACTAG
- a CDS encoding M23 family metallopeptidase translates to MKGFIPSTGPYGEGGHAGIDIALAPESEVRASAPGMVSFSGSTPLGICVSILHAGDFKTTYVSLRSSAVHRGERVEAGQVIGKSDGVLDRSSPAPHLHFGLFLKGVAVDPLLFLRGALLDPRSLFLGPWEDARSARAYMERHGGGNLPGWVERGFGVLKKAVVEGTRAVVKTLGRGLAVAWEWTCRLARTLGRAAVKFYRVCLEPWLSPLLGAAGRALKAVLSNRFVQAVLAGLAAAAAICLAVAGLGLLLGLSLASVLTACVVGGATSLGYAVYYASASGDSFSFLGCFLGSLAIGGAAAGGCLLFSCLAPAAAAGWANLGWLGFGKGFLAHGMANLLVYSGFSLATGRGVSPGGLLVSFLVGGLTGGMGRLLVSGILSGGAVQGLAAGFLSSGGSLLGGGAAAQVAAYAGAWISGISQKLAYMLFCGCAGALGDLVLRAATGGRPSLLESLLSFGGGFLAGGISLLGRGQGLGALVSRLSGGRLKISGEFARALAGKALSGGLKEGAKSLLGRLRGGGRAEESLRLLDAGREPAVR, encoded by the coding sequence GTGAAAGGGTTCATCCCTTCCACGGGACCTTACGGGGAGGGCGGGCACGCGGGTATCGACATCGCCCTGGCCCCGGAAAGCGAGGTGCGGGCTTCCGCGCCTGGGATGGTAAGTTTTTCCGGAAGCACACCGCTGGGCATCTGTGTGAGCATCCTGCACGCGGGAGACTTCAAGACCACCTACGTGTCACTGCGCAGCTCCGCTGTCCACAGGGGAGAACGGGTGGAGGCCGGACAGGTCATCGGCAAGAGCGACGGGGTCCTGGACCGCTCCAGCCCGGCTCCACATCTGCATTTCGGGCTTTTTCTCAAGGGCGTGGCCGTGGATCCCCTGCTCTTCTTGAGGGGCGCCCTCCTCGATCCCCGCTCCCTTTTCCTGGGCCCCTGGGAGGATGCGCGTTCCGCGCGGGCCTACATGGAACGACATGGTGGCGGCAATCTCCCGGGCTGGGTGGAGCGCGGCTTCGGGGTTCTGAAGAAGGCGGTGGTCGAGGGCACACGGGCGGTGGTGAAAACCCTGGGCCGGGGGCTGGCGGTGGCTTGGGAATGGACTTGCCGCCTGGCCCGAACCCTGGGCCGGGCGGCGGTGAAATTCTACCGGGTCTGCCTGGAGCCCTGGCTCTCCCCCCTCCTGGGCGCGGCCGGGAGGGCGCTGAAGGCCGTACTTTCCAACCGTTTCGTGCAAGCCGTGCTGGCTGGACTGGCGGCGGCGGCGGCCATCTGCCTGGCGGTGGCGGGCCTGGGGCTGCTCCTGGGCCTGTCCTTGGCCTCCGTGTTGACCGCCTGCGTGGTGGGTGGGGCGACCTCGCTGGGATACGCCGTCTATTACGCCTCCGCCTCGGGGGATTCCTTTTCCTTCCTCGGGTGCTTTCTTGGTTCCCTGGCCATCGGAGGAGCGGCCGCCGGCGGATGCCTGCTCTTTTCCTGCCTGGCACCCGCGGCCGCTGCGGGGTGGGCCAACCTGGGGTGGTTGGGGTTCGGAAAGGGTTTCCTGGCCCACGGGATGGCCAACCTCCTGGTCTATTCGGGCTTCTCCCTGGCCACCGGGAGAGGCGTTTCCCCCGGGGGACTCCTGGTCTCCTTCCTGGTCGGCGGACTTACGGGAGGCATGGGCCGCCTGCTGGTCAGCGGCATCTTATCCGGCGGAGCGGTCCAGGGACTGGCGGCGGGATTTCTCTCCTCCGGGGGCTCGCTTCTGGGCGGGGGCGCTGCGGCCCAGGTGGCCGCCTACGCCGGCGCCTGGATTTCCGGGATTTCCCAGAAGCTGGCCTACATGCTGTTTTGCGGTTGCGCCGGCGCGCTGGGGGACCTGGTACTCAGGGCGGCGACCGGTGGGCGCCCCTCGTTACTCGAGTCCCTGTTGAGCTTCGGAGGGGGGTTCCTGGCCGGTGGAATAAGCCTGCTGGGAAGGGGACAAGGGCTAGGGGCGCTCGTGTCCCGCCTTAGTGGGGGAAGGTTGAAGATTTCCGGCGAGTTCGCCAGGGCCCTGGCCGGAAAGGCCCTGTCCGGCGGCCTGAAAGAAGGCGCTAAATCGCTCCTGGGGAGGCTTCGTGGCGGTGGCAGGGCGGAGGAGAGCCTCCGCTTGCTGGACGCGGGGAGAGAACCCGCGGTGAGGTGA
- the xseB gene encoding exodeoxyribonuclease VII small subunit, which yields MTFGGIMRRLEEIASALEKQDLELEEGLKLFEEGVGLVREARRRLTEAGARVEKLIGSLEEELSTEEFRVEENNLTEE from the coding sequence ATGACCTTCGGGGGCATCATGCGGAGGCTGGAGGAGATCGCCTCGGCGCTGGAGAAACAGGACCTCGAGCTGGAGGAGGGCCTGAAGCTGTTTGAGGAGGGGGTGGGCCTCGTCCGCGAGGCCAGAAGAAGGCTGACCGAGGCCGGGGCCCGGGTGGAGAAGCTCATCGGCAGCCTGGAGGAGGAACTGTCTACGGAGGAATTTCGGGTGGAGGAAAACAACCTCACCGAGGAATGA